A region of Planococcus sp. MSAK28401 DNA encodes the following proteins:
- a CDS encoding dipeptide epimerase: protein MPVLAAIETYRIAVPLKKPFKTALRTVEAAEAVIVHVTTQDGRSGFGEAPPTHVITGDTLDSIERAVHLIGAGLIGMDVRRREQLFEKLHKTLVGNTSAKAAVDMALYDLISQQAGMPLTQFLGGYRESIETDYTVSVNAPEEMAQDAADYEQQGFTVLKVKVGIDTPEQDLKRIQAIRERVGNTVTLRLDANQGWDPKSAVRIINQMEDAGFNIELIEQPVPAHDIEGLKYVTDHTLTPIMADESVFSPIDAKRVLELRAADLINIKLMKAGGIHHALKINALAETFGVPCMTGSMIETKLGLSAAAHFAASQPNITRFDFDAPLMLKEDLLPGGIQYSGKTIHFSDEPGLGIDRQRFLETLRERRG, encoded by the coding sequence ATGCCGGTTTTAGCGGCTATCGAGACTTATCGCATAGCCGTTCCTTTAAAAAAGCCGTTCAAAACAGCGCTCCGGACCGTGGAAGCGGCTGAAGCGGTCATCGTCCATGTGACGACACAAGACGGCCGCTCTGGTTTCGGGGAAGCGCCGCCGACCCATGTCATTACGGGTGATACTTTGGATAGCATCGAACGCGCTGTCCACTTGATTGGGGCGGGGTTAATCGGGATGGACGTGAGGCGCCGGGAACAGCTTTTCGAGAAGCTTCACAAGACGCTCGTCGGCAACACCAGTGCCAAAGCGGCGGTTGATATGGCGCTCTATGATTTAATTTCCCAACAAGCCGGCATGCCCTTGACACAGTTTCTCGGCGGCTACCGCGAATCGATCGAGACCGATTACACGGTTTCGGTCAATGCTCCCGAAGAAATGGCACAAGATGCAGCAGACTATGAACAGCAAGGATTTACGGTTCTGAAAGTGAAAGTCGGCATCGATACCCCTGAACAGGACCTGAAGCGAATCCAGGCCATCCGGGAGCGTGTCGGGAATACAGTCACACTGCGTTTAGACGCCAATCAAGGATGGGACCCGAAATCGGCGGTGCGCATCATCAATCAGATGGAAGACGCCGGATTCAATATCGAATTGATCGAGCAGCCGGTACCAGCCCATGATATCGAAGGCTTAAAATATGTCACCGACCACACCCTGACACCAATCATGGCAGACGAGAGTGTTTTCTCGCCAATTGATGCGAAACGTGTTTTGGAATTGCGCGCAGCAGACTTGATCAATATCAAATTGATGAAAGCAGGCGGCATCCACCATGCATTAAAAATCAATGCGCTTGCAGAAACTTTCGGTGTGCCGTGCATGACCGGGAGCATGATCGAAACGAAACTCGGCCTGTCTGCGGCTGCCCATTTCGCGGCGAGCCAGCCGAATATTACACGCTTCGATTTTGATGCGCCGCTCATGCTGAAAGAGGATTTATTGCCAGGCGGCATCCAGTACAGCGGCAAGACTATCCACTTTTCAGATGAGCCGGGGCTTGGCATCGATCGGCAGCGGTTCCTGGAAACTTTACGTGAACGGAGAGGATAA